The window ACACAGAATTAGGAAAGTCATTTTCTAACAGATCTGTCATGCCTAGTAGTTCAGTAATTTGTAGGTAATCATACTTATTTATATACCTGACTACATAGTTGGTCTGCCATGAAGAAGTCCAACATCAGTACCTGCAGAAAATAGTTGAGAAAGTGATGAGAACATTATAAAACTAAACTCGGACTTTGAAAAAGAGTTCTAATGATGCATGGTGCAGGTAAAATGATGAGGGGAGGATAATTGGAGTAAGGATATACCTTGTAGAGAGGTGAAAAGGCTATATTTCTCATCACACGAAGGAAACGGTAGCGGCTTGATCGATAGTAAATGTTGAAGGGGCACACAAGTAATAGCAAGAAAAGCTGTAACACGAGGAAAAGATTTCGAAAATCACTTACCGAAACTTGACTGAATAATTACAAGCCTCAAAGATAGAGACAAAAGTACGCTTTCATGTTGAGAAATTACCAGCAAGAGAAGGCCAGGTATCACTTGAACTTGAGTATAAGAGTACCCTTTTGAAAGCAGTGCCAAATGAACAAACATTACCCCCATAACAGCAGTCATTGAAGTGGTACAAATCAAGAACACATCTCTGTATTTAAGTTCCTTCGTGGCTGATAACTCTAAAATGAAGCTGTAATTTATTCGAGTCTTTCTCCAGGCAAAGATGTTGCAGCCATACAGAAAGAAATGTAAGAACATCAAGCTGAACATGCTGCAAACATGATTCATCTTGTTAGTTACCGCTCATTGACAGCGAAAACGATTAAGAAAAGACAGTACAAATACTTGCCTGAGTACTGGATATACAGTCTCCATGTACAGTGAGAAAGGGTGCCTTTTGTACGTCCCCATGATATGAGCCATGATAACATAACCCACGAGCAGTGCAATGAAACACCCACTGAACAGTCCTGTTCGTGGAAAAGATTATCTTTACTAACTTATACATAAATGGAAAGTTATTAACATTCGAACAGTTACTGTTTTTTATGGTTAACAACTCTTGAGTGGAGTTCAAATTTCAGCCTCATTTGGTGAACCAGGggacaattttcttttttgtccaGTGTCCACCAAAAATAGTGGATTGAGCAATGCCCTTTAGTTCAAAGTTAAGTGGTGTGATGTGGCAGTGGCAGTGCTTTTGGATTTGTTTGTTCATCGATGTCTTCATGAATGATTGGTTAATAGACGCTAAAGATTGCAAGGATTTGCTTGGCAAGATCTCCTGAAAATAATGTGTTAAAGAACTCACCGACTATGAACGTAATGCCGTGTGACTCTTTACGCTGTTTTGGTCTAAGGTACTTCATGGCCTTCCTTTTGTCTTCCTCGGCGAAGTTTTTGGTAAATAACTCCTCTACCTCATCTGCTAGCTTTATTACCTGTCATTTCAGAGACTTTAGTCCAATTTTTTTACCTGGTTCTAAAGTTTCTGTATGATATAAGTGACTGACAGACAACCATATCTGGCTccaaaatttcagaatttgaAGCTACAGTGCAGACAAGACCAACTATGAGACCAGTGGCCACTTCACATTGTCTGAGAACTTTCTCAAGGGAAGTTTTCAGCCGCTAATGACCGAAATCTAGATATGATCTAATCATAAAATCATGGTAAGATGCTctctttgtttgaatttttttgaagttttttatttttctaataattgtaCTGAATTTACCTTGTCTGAACTGTTGAAATAGGAACTTTCCACAACTTTCAGATAAATGGCAAGAACTTGTTTTCCAGTGACCTGCAAAAAAGCAGGATCTTCATGATTACAAACAGGATTTTCAGAGGCAATGATGAAGGAATGAATTATCAGTGCAACATTGTTACTTACTTTGTCaaacttcttcaaaatctttatGAAGGCAAGCTTGTTCAACTGCCTGAAGAATGATCTCACAATGATCAAAGagacattaaaaaaacgaAACTTCAACAATCTGTTCTTCATTATTACCTGTAAGTTTTGAGAAAGCCCAACCCTTTGTAAAGCTCAACAAAAGCTCCTTTAATCATCTTCTCTGCATGGTGCACCCTGGTCTTGTTAATGTGAAGTTTTGTGCCTTCATTGGATTTCTTTGAGTTCGTTAAATCTTCCTTGAATAAATGGCTTATGGCTGAGAAGGTCCGAGATGGGGTTGTCAGAGGAATGTTCATCTTTATGTTCTTCCCTTGAAAACTTATAACTTGACCCGAGACGGATCTCCATTTTAGGTCCAAGCTTTTAGTTTTCGTTGAGTTTCCCGTTTCTTCTGATCTTGGAGAGTCTGAAAATGCCAATTCAGTCTTCTCCAattcttcattgatattctcTTGGGACTGTTCTTGCTCTGTTTTGTCCTTATCAGACTCTGCATATCAAAAGAAAACGTAAGAACCATAACAATGAAGCATAACATGCAGATTCCTTAGAGATAAAAGCCATAAAAACTTCCTTCTTCTACAAGTTGACTTAGAGTTTGTGACATCTTCAGATGAAAAGTACAAGCATTGGATATTTTCTAATTAGAGCTACATTATTTTCTCAGGAACTTGGCAGCCGAAACTTTTGGTTGCATTTGAAACAAGGCAAGTTGATGAATTACCACAAGAAATTGTATAGGAGATGGAGCCATCCTCCTTGGAATCCGGCATGATATCTCTGGTCTGGCGCCGGTGCTGGATCGCCGTCTTCAGGTCAATGAGAATCTCCAGTTGTTTCTTCAAGCTCTCTCCCAACTCCATGAACTCTGTCTCCTTTGTCTTGAAGAATTGATTCACCTTATTCAGCTGGAAATCCAAACATGAAAAGAATTCCTTTGCTGCAGCTGTATCAGCAAATTGTTCCAGCAGCTCTGTCTCATACATGTCTCCCTTGCTAACAGAGGAAGCAAGTTTCTTATGAACCTGTTGGAAAAAGATTTCAAGTTCATGTTATACTACTACACACACAAATACACAATCATGCAAAATGGGGAAGTTGATAGAAAGAGTACATGAATAGGTCCATGATCTCTGCGTTGGTGACCAAATATAGAGAAATTCTTTATAGAAGACAAGACGGTACTCGCAACCGTGCCGGTGGCGGCGGTCGAGTCGGGCTTGTTATCAGTTTTAAGAAGATAGAGTTTCTTGAGGTCATTCTTTAGTTGGCAATAATCAACAAAAGCATGTTTCCATTCAGGGATCAATTGTCCCTCAAACTGCTTAGAGAATTTGACCATATTGTTGTTGTTAATCTCTGTAGGTAGCAGAGCAGAGTCGGAGAGAGGGAAGAGAAGGGAtgatgttgaagaagaagaagaagaagaagaagaaaaagaaggaaaggtTGATGCGAGTGTTGAATGATAGAGCATGCTGACATTATTTATGGATGAAAAGGGGGAGTTGGATTGATGTGCTTCGTACTGATTCTCGACAGCACATTCTAAAATATCCTATGCTTTCTCCACTTGAGAGAGCACAGTGGCCAGGTTCGCCGGAGA is drawn from Cucurbita pepo subsp. pepo cultivar mu-cu-16 chromosome LG09, ASM280686v2, whole genome shotgun sequence and contains these coding sequences:
- the LOC111801837 gene encoding phosphate transporter PHO1 homolog 1-like isoform X1, yielding MLYHSTLASTFPSFSSSSSSSSSTSSLLFPLSDSALLPTEINNNNMVKFSKQFEGQLIPEWKHAFVDYCQLKNDLKKLYLLKTDNKPDSTAATGTVASTVLSSIKNFSIFGHQRRDHGPIHVHKKLASSVSKGDMYETELLEQFADTAAAKEFFSCLDFQLNKVNQFFKTKETEFMELGESLKKQLEILIDLKTAIQHRRQTRDIMPDSKEDGSISYTISCESDKDKTEQEQSQENINEELEKTELAFSDSPRSEETGNSTKTKSLDLKWRSVSGQVISFQGKNIKMNIPLTTPSRTFSAISHLFKEDLTNSKKSNEGTKLHINKTRVHHAEKMIKGAFVELYKGLGFLKTYRQLNKLAFIKILKKFDKVSNNVALIIHSFIIASENPVCNHEDPAFLQVTGKQVLAIYLKVVESSYFNSSDKVIKLADEVEELFTKNFAEEDKRKAMKYLRPKQRKESHGITFIVGLFSGCFIALLVGYVIMAHIMGTYKRHPFSLYMETVYPVLSMFSLMFLHFFLYGCNIFAWRKTRINYSFILELSATKELKYRDVFLICTTSMTAVMGVMFVHLALLSKGYSYTQVQVIPGLLLLLFLLLLVCPFNIYYRSSRYRFLRVMRNIAFSPLYKVLMLDFFMADQLCSQIPMLRNLEYMACYYITGSYKTQNYNYCMNAKHYRDLAYAVSFLPYYWRAMQCARRWFDEGQTSHLVNLGKYVSAMLAAGSKVAYEKDKTKGVGWLCLVVIMSSGATVYQLYWDFVKDWGLLQVNSKNPWLRNDLMLRRKTIYYVSMGLNFILRLAWLQTVLHSTFGHVDSRVTGLFLAALEVIRRGLWNFFRLENEHLNNAGKFRAVNPVPLPFDEVDEVD
- the LOC111801837 gene encoding phosphate transporter PHO1 homolog 1-like isoform X2 yields the protein MLYHSTLASTFPSFSSSSSSSSSTSSLLFPLSDSALLPTEINNNNMVKFSKQFEGQLIPEWKHAFVDYCQLKNDLKKLYLLKTDNKPDSTAATGTVASTVLSSIKNFSIFGHQRRDHGPIHVHKKLASSVSKGDMYETELLEQFADTAAAKEFFSCLDFQLNKVNQFFKTKETEFMELGESLKKQLEILIDLKTAIQHRRQTRDIMPDSKEDGSISYTISCESDKDKTEQEQSQENINEELEKTELAFSDSPRSEETGNSTKTKSLDLKWRSVSGQVISFQGKNIKMNIPLTTPSRTFSAISHLFKEDLTNSKKSNEGTKLHINKTRVHHAEKMIKGAFVELYKGLGFLKTYRQLNKLAFIKILKKFDKVTGKQVLAIYLKVVESSYFNSSDKVIKLADEVEELFTKNFAEEDKRKAMKYLRPKQRKESHGITFIVGLFSGCFIALLVGYVIMAHIMGTYKRHPFSLYMETVYPVLSMFSLMFLHFFLYGCNIFAWRKTRINYSFILELSATKELKYRDVFLICTTSMTAVMGVMFVHLALLSKGYSYTQVQVIPGLLLLLFLLLLVCPFNIYYRSSRYRFLRVMRNIAFSPLYKVLMLDFFMADQLCSQIPMLRNLEYMACYYITGSYKTQNYNYCMNAKHYRDLAYAVSFLPYYWRAMQCARRWFDEGQTSHLVNLGKYVSAMLAAGSKVAYEKDKTKGVGWLCLVVIMSSGATVYQLYWDFVKDWGLLQVNSKNPWLRNDLMLRRKTIYYVSMGLNFILRLAWLQTVLHSTFGHVDSRVTGLFLAALEVIRRGLWNFFRLENEHLNNAGKFRAVNPVPLPFDEVDEVD